The following are from one region of the Aspergillus chevalieri M1 DNA, chromosome 1, nearly complete sequence genome:
- a CDS encoding putative capsular associated protein (COG:S;~EggNog:ENOG410PG0S;~InterPro:IPR006598;~PFAM:PF05686;~TransMembrane:9 (i12-34o40-59i201-221o241-259i280-300o312-331i338-361o373-392i404-426o)), which produces MVSLSADTGLKASMGIFLLSCTFLTTTYDTTFVFDRPLSSIVFVCLLSGISLIILGRFFHHIPTSKSLSQKSRYSVIPLAEPGESPLEGSLSPSSPINTSLPIPKSRKYGQWIRIAAVSAICCIRVELYRRVTIRIECAPTGYAHIIPFLVSLYDYWRNQRSRPIGQRSSDDDFDESPTEHLRKITALFKRAYLYFSRTRIRYVIPAALLMVGGMITSSFHDGIESTHICPITSGLGPHLRALRAFSAILDSVILIAAAEMFREGIRTPEGKRKQSPISWGYCLLGVALFWSLTGIGLARRNHVPILDPDTRYFRSVFGQAILVVFLLVSASQLLASYGMVGISIMAGFIAGYFTWASALFNGQEPFPLLPPSHAFMALATIFLGTMLFLCVRTASGEEQKSLWGYNIFLRILVSIMAGIGLILVFKQPALGSLHPIDLLIYDGRVHHDSWLSQARGSKNLAGAMQEYRRRYNQHPPPGFDKWYEYATKRSSVIIDDFDQIYEDLLPFRALSPERLRSLTHEIATNPFNDVGAIAIRNGSINLQVEIKPTHRWMVEGAAKVIEPFSQYLPDMDLVFNLNDEPRVAVPWGKAAQLKSQGKYQSFITESNLVKEWSADRDAGWGPLDPADQTGFSMFTDFSWQNVYDRYASVACPPSSKARTQRIWDRHGICLSCIRPHSMGQFPVSWNIASDICHQPDLIWLHGFMLSPASLKVSQDLAPVFSQSKISGFNDILFPSPWNYVDKVKYEPSKEFPDPKYMDKENTLFWIGSTSEGVSRKGEWKGMPRQRLTHLVNNNTNQVSVLLPSQDPDTYSYQIMPGNAPVEKLGLSANVHLSDVVRCDDCGEQLDEMHTAEHIEFQSHWNYRYLVDLDGAGFSGRFLPFLRSNSVPMKTGLFRQWLDSRITSWLHYVPLDLRLHDVWSTLAYFAGVNVSVTDPVTGKEKVWMEPHDLQGKWIAEEGRKWANKALRKEDMEIYFFRLLLEWGRLTDDKRDVLGFKM; this is translated from the exons ATGGTCTCTTTATCGGCGGACACGGGGCTCAAGGCCTCTATGGG AATCTTCCTTTTAAGCTGCACGTTTCTTACGACCACCTATGATACCACTTTCGTTTTTG ATCGTCCACTCAGTTCGATTGTGTTTGTGTGTCTACTATCTGGAATCTCTCTCATTATTCTAGGCAGATTCTTTCACCATATTCCGACATCGAAGTCCCTTTCGCAAAAAAGCCGATACTCCGTGATACCACTTGCCGAACCTGGTGAGAGTCCGCTGGAGGGATCCCTTTCGCCATCGAGTCCCATTAATACATCACTTCCTATCCCAAAGTCGCGCAAGTATGGCCAATGGATACGGATCGCCGCGGTGTCGGCCATTTGCTGTATACGGGTAGAGCTATATCGTCGGGTTACTATTCGCATCGAATGCGCGCCTACAGGATACGCA CACATAATTCCGTTCCTCGTTTCTCTGTACGATTACTGGCGCAACCAACGATCTCGACCGATTGGTCAACGGTCTTCCGACGATGACTTCGATGAGTCACCAACTGAACATCTTCGCAAAATAACTGCACTTTTTAAACGGGCTTACTTATATTTCAGCCGAACGCGCATAAGATATGTTATCCCTGCGGCTTTGCTCATGGTTGGCGGGATGATTACTTCGTCCTTCCACGATGGCATCGAATCGACACACATATGTCCTATAACATCCGGCCTAGGTCCACACTTGCGAGCACTTAGGGCTTTCAGTGCAATTCTCGATTCGGTGATATTGATTGCCGCTGCGGAAATGTTCCGGGAGGGGATTCGGACCCCagaagggaaaaggaagCAGTCTCCTATTTCGTGGGGCTATTGCTTACTT GGAGTCGCTTTGTTCTGGTCGTTGACTGGCATTGGTTTGGCGAGAAGAAACCATGTTCCCATTCTTGATCCTGACACCCGTTATTTCCGGAGCGTTTTTGGACAGGCAATACTGGTAGTATTTCTGTTGGTATCTGCTTCTCAACTT CTTGCCTCCTATGGCATGGTAGGGATTTCGATCATGGCAGGCTTTATCGCTGGTTACTTTACATGGGCCTCAGCGTTGTTCAATGGACAAGAACCGTTTCCACTCCTTCCGCCTTCTCACGCTTTCATGGCCCTTGCTACCATATTTCTGGGAACGATGCTATTCCTCTGTGTGCGAACGGCTTCAGGGGAGGAACAGAAATCTCTCTGGGGATATAACATCTTCTTGCGGATCCTAGTCTCGATTATGGCTGGTATTGGACTCATTTTGGTCTTCAAACAGCCTGCCCTTGGCAGTCTACATCCGATTGATTTGCTTATATACGATGGTCGAGTCCATCATGACTCATGGCTTTCCCAGGCACGGGGAAGCAAAAATCTTGCAGGCGCTATGCAGGAATATCGCAGGCGATATAATCAGCATCCGCCACC AGGATTCGACAAGTGGTATGAGTACGCAACGAAGCGGTCATCTGTTATCATTGACGACTTTGATCAAATATACGAGGACCTCCTTCCATTCCGCGCATTGTCACCTGAGCGATTGAGATCGCTTACGCATGAGATAGCTACAAATCCATTCAACGATGTCGGCGCAATCGCCATCCGTAATGGCTCTATTAACCTGCAGGTGGAAATCAAGCCCACGCACAGGTGGATGGTAGAGGGTGCCGCTAAGGTCATTGAACCATTCTCCCAATACCTCCCAGATATGGACCTGGTCTTCAACTTGAACGACGAGCCGCGCGTGGCCGTTCCATGGGGCAAAGCTGCCCAATTGAAAAGCCAAGGAAAATACCAGTCCTTTATCACCGAGAGCAACCTGGTCAAGGAGTGGTCAGCCGATCGTGATGCCGGATGGGGGCCTCTTGATCCAGCCGATCAAACGGGCTTCAGCATGTTTACAGACTTCTCATGGCAAAATGTTTACGATCGCTACGCCAGTGTTGCGTGTCCGCCGTCGTCCAAAGCACGGACTCAACGAATCTGGGATCGACACGGCATATGTTTGAGCTGCATTCGACCGCACTCGATGGGTCAATTCCCTGTGAGCTGGAATATCGCATCTGACATATGCCATCAGCCTGATCTTATATGGCTCCATGGCTTCATGCTCTCTCCGGCCTCCTTGAAAGTGTCACAAGACCTGGCACCGGTCTTCAGTCAAAGCAAGATATCCGGCTTCAATGACATCTTATTCCCAAGTCCATGGAACTACGTCGATAAAGTGAAATACGAACCATCGAAAGAGTTCCCGGACCCCAAGTACATGGACAAAGAAAACACCCTCTTCTGGATCGGCAGTACCTCCGAAGGAGTAAGCCGCAAAGGTGAATGGAAAGGCATGCCCCGCCAACGCCTAACACACCTAGtcaacaacaacacaaaCCAAGTCTCCGTCCTCCTGCCCAGCCAAGACCCCGACACCTACTCCTACCAAATAATGCCCGGTAACGCCCCAGTCGAAAAACTCGGCCTAAGCGCCAACGTCCACCTCTCCGACGTCGTCCGCTGCGACGACTGCGGCGAACAACTCGATGAAATGCACACCGCTGAACACATCGAGTTCCAATCCCACTGGAACTACCGCTACCTCGTCGACCTCGACGGTGCGGGCTTCAGTGGCCGCTTCCTTCCGTTCCTCCGATCAAACAGTGTTCCCATGAAAACAGGGCTCTTCCGGCAATGGCTCGACTCCCGCATCACGTCCTGGCTGCACTACGTACCCCTTGACCTTCGTCTCCATGATGTCTGGAGTACACTGGCGTACTTCGCAGGTGTCAACGTGAGCGTGACAGACCCCGTAACCGGGAAGGAGAAGGTATGGATGGAACCGCATGATCTGCAGGGGAAATGGATTGCAGAGGAAGGGAGGAAATGGGCAAATAAGGCGCTGAGGAAGGAGGACATGGAGATTTATTTCTTCCGGTTGTTATTGGAATGGGGACGGTTGACGGATGATAAGAGGGATGTGCTTGGGTTTAAAATGTGA
- a CDS encoding putative disulfide isomerase (COG:O;~EggNog:ENOG410PG1G;~InterPro:IPR036249,IPR013766,IPR017937;~PFAM:PF00085;~SECRETED:SignalP(1-19)) has translation MKQPILLVASLLAALPVSADGIYTKKSPVLQVNHKTYNQLIADSNHTSIVEFYAPWCGHCQNLKPAYEKAAKNLDGLAKVAAINCDDDDNKPLCGRMGVQGFPTLKIMTPSRKSGNPTVEDYQGARSAKAIVDAVVDRIPNHVKRLTDKDLDAWVEKDEEPKAILFTEKGTTSALIRAIAIDFLGSIKVGQVRSKETGAVEKFGIENFPTLVLLPGGNKEPIVYDGELKKKPIVEFLGQVAAPNPDPAPAKAKAKSSSKSKSSKSAETQSSTVYDDEAENLKPTESPDHKVIPDDAKESKPASVPIKTPEIKTLPTIEILESLCLGPKSGTCVLALLPEPKDPDSDLPNPAQTAVLSLSDIAHKHAQRQSNLFPFYSVPAINTGGKTLRAELRLPGATETVEIIAVNGRRGWWRRYDNSESQDFSVVSVEKWIDSIRLGDGKKEKLPEGVVAGKEDEHDEL, from the exons ATGAAGCAGCCAATTCTCCTTGTCGCATCGCTGCTGGCCGCTCTCCCAGTCAGCGCCGATGGCATCTATACTAAGAAATCACCCGTGCTGCAGGTAAACCACAAGACATATAACCAGCTAATCGCTGATTCCAATCATACATCG ATCGTAGA ATTCTACGCCCCCTGGTGTGGCCACTGCCAAAACCTCAAACCAGCCTATGAGAAAGCAGCCAAGAACCTAGACGGCCTGGCCAAAGTCGCAGCCATCAACTGCGATGATGACGACAACAAGCCTCTCTGCGGCCGGATGGGCGTGCAGGGTTTCCCAACCCTCAAGATCATGACTCCGTCCAGGAAATCAGGGAACCCTACGGTGGAAGACTACCAGGGTGCGCGGAGCGCAAAGGCGATTGTCGACGCGGTTGTGGATAGGATTCCGAACCATGTGAAGAGGCTTACGGACAAGGATTTGGATGCGTGGGttgagaaggatgaggagcCGAAGGCAATTCTGTTTACGGAGAAAGGGACTACTAGTGCTCTTATTCGAGCTATTGCGATTGACTTCCTTGGGTCAATTAAGGTTGGGCAGGTCCGCAGTAAGGAAACCGGTGCGGTTGAGAAGTTTGGTATTGAGAACTTCCCTACGCTCGTGCTGCTTCCTGGTGGTAATAAGGAGCCTATTGTCTACGATGGCGAGTTGAAAAAGAAGCCAATCGTCGAGTTCCTTGGCCAGGTCGCCGCACCAAACCCGGATCCCGCTCCTGCAAAGGCCAAGGCCAAGTCATCTTCCAAGTCCAAATCCAGCAAATCCGCAGAGACTCAGTCTTCGACCGTCTACGATGACGAAGCAGAGAATCTCAAACCAACCGAATCCCCAGACCACAAGGTCATCCCGGACGACGCCAAAGAATCCAAACCCGCCAGCGTCCCCATCAAAACACCCGAGATCAAAACCCTTCCCACAATCGAAATCCTAGAGTCCCTCTGTCTGGGACCCAAATCCGGAACCTGTGTCCTCGCTCTTCTCCCAGAGCCTAAGGACCCTGACTCCGACCTCCCTAACCCGGCACAAACAGCTGTGTTAAGTCTGTCTGACATCGCGCACAAACACGCCCAGCGCCAAAGCAACCTCTTCCCGTTCTACAGTGTCCCGGCTATTAATACCGGTGGCAAGACTTTGCGCGCTGAATTGAGATTGCCAGGGGCTACGGAGACGGTTGAGATTATCGCGGTGAATGGCCGGAGGGGTTGGTGGAGGAGGTATGATAATTCCGAAAGCCAGGACTTTAGTGTTGTGTCTGTTGAGAAGTGGATTGATTCTATTCGGTTGGGTgatgggaagaaggagaagttGCCGGAGGGAGTTGTTGCTGGGAAAGAGGATGAGCATGACGAGCTGTAA
- a CDS encoding cytochrome P450 (COG:Q;~EggNog:ENOG410PUMV;~InterPro:IPR001128,IPR017972,IPR002401,IPR036396;~PFAM:PF00067;~go_function: GO:0005506 - iron ion binding [Evidence IEA];~go_function: GO:0016705 - oxidoreductase activity, acting on paired donors, with incorporation or reduction of molecular oxygen [Evidence IEA];~go_function: GO:0020037 - heme binding [Evidence IEA];~go_process: GO:0055114 - oxidation-reduction process [Evidence IEA]) encodes MELLWSVLGLFAAFFVSQIIYDVFFSPLRSIPGPSLARFTRLWELHVLQHGHSHMEFVRQHEKHGTVVRVAPNRYSFSRPEDVKLIYSPGSKFPKSEYYEASGNPHQTNIFSVRDMADHADRRRKVASLYTMSTMVAYESAVDRMTAVCLRKLEQIGREERSVSVPQFMQYYAFDVIGEITVDENFGMMEREGDNTGFIDTIRDSLVYHAKYGLIPDVHRALVKITDIIGKQGSGRFLQDLLVRKIEEHSSDGFKDKRDPRSEPFIAKVLEQEAAQKLTRINVLDSCGANIAAGSDTTGISLSAALYYIYRNPTKLAKLRQEIDQGQATGQVSDPVTFKESQNMPYLQSVIKEALRMHPAVGTILARTVPEGGAHFAGRYFPAGTQVGANAWVLHYDPKIYGPDPYEFRPERWLEHDNGSKLREAMFFPFGAGSRTCIGKNISILEMSKVIPQIVRAFDFEFKRPEQEWDLFCSWFVWPEYECLVHPRQAAGEN; translated from the exons ATGGAGCTTTTATGGTCCGTTTTGGGCTTGTTCGCAGCATTCTTTGTGTCCCAGATCATCTATGatgtcttcttctccccGTTGAGGTCCATCCCAGGACCTTCTTTGGCCCGTTTTACGAGGCTTTGGGAATTGCATGTCCTTCAACATGGACACTCGCATATGGAATTCGTCCGTCAACATGAGAAGCATG GTACTGTCGTTCGAGTAGCACCAAACCGTTATAGCTTCAGTCGCCCTGAAGACGTCAAACTCATCTACTCCCCCGGCAGCAAATTCCCCAAATCCGAGTACTACGAGGCCTCCGGCAACCCTCACCAAACCAACATCTTCTCCGTCCGGGACATGGCAGATCATGCGGATAGACGCCGGAAGGTCGCTTCGTTGTATACTATGTCGACTATGGTGGCTTATGAGTCTGCTGTGGATCGGATGACTGCGGTTTGTCTGAGGAAGTTGGAACAGATTGGTAGGGAAGAGAGGTCTGTGTCTGTGCCGCAGTTTATGCAGTATTATGCTTTCGATGTTATTGGGGAGATTACG GTGGATGAGAACTTTGGAATGATGGAAAGAGAAGGCGATAACACCGGCTTCATTGATACAATCCGCGATTCACTCGTATACCATGCAAAATACGGACTGATTCCGGACGTTCACCGCGCACTCGTCAAGATCACAGACATCATCGGCAAGCAGGGCTCGGGAAGATTTCTCCAGGATCTCCTCGTGAGGAAGATAGAGGAACACAGCAGTGACGGGTTTAAAGACAAGCGTGACCCACGCTCCGAGCCATTCATCGCTAAGGTCCTAGAGCAGGAAGCTGCTCAGAAACTTACCCGCATCAATGTGCTTGACTCTTGTGGCGCCAACATTGCCGCTGGCTCTGATACCACGGGGATCTCACTGAGTGCAGCATTGTATTATATTTACAGGAACCCGACAAAGTTGGCCAAACTGAGGCAAGAGATCGATCAAGGACAAGCAACCGGTCAGGTGTCAGACCCGGTGACCTTCAAGGAGTCGCAAAACATGCCCTACCTTCAATCCGTGATCAAGGAAGCTTTGAGGATGCACCCTGCTGTAGGAACTATCCTAGCTAGAACTGTTCCGGAAGGAGGAGCACATTTTGCAGGGCGTTATTTTCCCGCTGGA ACCCAAGTTGGTGCAAATGCATGGGTTTTGCACTATGACCCTAAGATTTATGGACCAGACCCATACGAGTTCCGGCCAGAGCGATGGCTCGAGCATGACAACGGCTCGAAATTGCGAGAGGCTATGTTCTTTCCA TTTGGCGCTGGCTCTCGTACATGCATCGGCAAAAATATCAGCATACTGGAAATGAGCAAGGTGATTCCTCAGATTGTCCGTGCCTTTGACTTCGAATTCAAGCGACCAGAGCAGGAATGGGATTTATTTTGTTCGTGGTTCGTCTGGCCTGAATATGAGTGTCTGGTTCATCCTCGTCAAGCTGCAGGGGAAAACTAA
- the KRE33 gene encoding ribosome biosynthesis protein KRE33 (BUSCO:EOG09260ETR;~COG:S;~EggNog:ENOG410PGJP;~InterPro:IPR007807,IPR027992,IPR032672,IPR000182, IPR033688,IPR013562;~PFAM:PF13725,PF08351,PF05127,PF13718;~go_function: GO:0005524 - ATP binding [Evidence IEA];~go_function: GO:0008080 - N-acetyltransferase activity [Evidence IEA];~go_process: GO:0016072 - rRNA metabolic process [Evidence IEA];~go_process: GO:0034470 - ncRNA processing [Evidence IEA]), with protein MPRKAIDSRIPALIRNGVQEKKRSFFVVVGDRAKDVIVHLHYIMSSVDVKQNKSVLWAYKKDLLGFTSHRKKREAKIKKEVKRGIREPNQEDPFELFITLNQIRYVYYKETEKILGNTYGMCILQDFEAMTPNLLARTVETVEGGGIVLLLLKSMNSLKQLYTLSMDIHSRYRTEAHDDVVARFNERFILSLGSCDSCLVVDDELNVLPISGGKSVKPLPPAESTDPSKSGTQKELKAIKESLAESQPVGSLIGLSRTVDQAKALLTFVDAIAEKTLRNTVTLTAARGRGKSAALGVAIAAAVAHGYSNIFITSPSPENLKTLFEFVFKGFDAMGYLDHVDYTILQSTNPDFNKAIVRVNIHRQHRQTIQYIQPQDAHVLGQAELLVIDEAAAIPLPLVRKLMGPYLVFMASTINGYEGTGRSLSLKLIQQLREQSRGGLKANGEEDIDVADRSTGKAAKGAEKGLGGRSLREITLSEPIRYAPGDSVEKWLNKVLCLDATLPKSKMNTQGCPHPSKCQLLQVNRDTLFSFHPVSEKFLQQMMALYVASHYKNTPNDLQLMSDAPAHQLYVLVPPIDEEATKLPEPLCVIQVALEGRISRQSVLNSLSRGQRAGGDLIPWLVSQQYQDEDFAGLSGARVVRIATNPEYLNMGYGSRALELLVDFYEGKFTSLDEDVTDQPEEMVRVTDTELENSNLLDDNVHVRDIQTMPPLFGKLTERRPDTLDYIGVSYGLTPSLHKFWKRSSFVPVYLRQTANELTGEHSCVMLRGLSTGSSDISWLGAFARDYHKRFLALLSYQFREFPSVLSLSICESANAGEKLDPSIAPRPLTKAELDAAFSPFDLKRLDSYANNLLDYHVILDMVPTIAEYYFAGRLGGKVSLSGVQQSVLLAIGLQRKKLEDLEKELNLPSSQLLAMFLKIMRKMSTYFRALVEGAVADTLPKEAIPISAPAPDAHDEVVDERFKPLETGLEDELREGGEKIDDELREKQRALIDALPLDKYEIDNGSASWEDAEKQVRAGGASTVSVKSAKQSKRKKGESAREIYDAEIESKRQKIIKKGTEGKKKRF; from the exons ATGCCTCGCAAGGCGATCGATTCGCGCATTCCCGCGCTCATTCGAAATGGCGTGCAGGAAAAGAAACGGAGCTTCTTCGTCGTGGTTGGAGACCGCGCAAAGGATGTGATCGTGCACCTGCACTATATCATGTCCAGCGTAGACGTCAAGCAGAACAAGTCGGTGCTGTGGGCATATAAGAAGGACCTTTTGGGATTCACAAGTCATCGGAAGAAGCGTGAGGCAAAGATCAAGAAGGAGGTCAAGCGCGGCATCAGAGAACCGAACCAGGAAGATCCTTTCGAACTGTTCATCACCCTCAACCAAATCCGTTATGTCTACTACAAGGAGACCGAGAAGATTCTGGGAAATACGTATGGAATGTGTATTCTGCAAGATTTCGAAGCCATGACACCAAACCTGCTTGCGCGCACCGTCGAGACCGTCGAGGGAGGAGGTATCGTCCTGCTGCTCTTGAAGAGCATGAACAGCTTGAAGCAACTTTACACATTATCGATGGATATCCACTCGCGATACAGGACAGAGGCACATGACGACGTGGTAGCGCGCTTCAACGAGAGATTCATCCTGTCCCTGGGTAGCTGCGATTCGTGTTTGGTCGTCGACGATGAGCTGAACGTCCTGCCTATTTCCGGAGGAAAGTCCGTGAAACCGCTCCCCCCGGCGGAGTCGACCGACCCTTCCAAATCGGGCACACAAAAGGAATTGAAGGCTATCAAGGAGAGCTTGGCAGAGTCGCAGCCCGTCGGTTCATTGATCGGTTTGTCTCGGACCGTTGACCAGGCCAAGGCGCTCCTCACATTCGTCGATGCGATTGCGGAGAAGACGCTTCGGAACACTGTTACACTGACTGCTGCCAGAGGTCGAGGAAAGTCAGCTGCTCTTGGTGTTGCGATTGCGGCTGCAGTTGCTCACGGTTACAGCAACATTTTCATTACCTCGCCCAGCCCAGAGAACTTGAAGACCCTGTTCGAATTTGTCTTCAAGGGATTTGATGCTATGGGATACCTCGACCATGTCGACTACACTATTCTTCAATCCACCAACCCCGACTTCAACAAGGCCATTGTCAGGGTCAacatccaccgccagcaccGCCAGACTATCCAGTACATCCAGCCTCAAGATGCGCATGTCTTGGGCCAGGCCGAACTCTTGGTTATCGATGAAGCCGCCGCTATCCCCCTGCCTTTGGTTCGGAAGTTGATGGGTCCATACCTCGTTTTCATGGCGTCGACCATCAACGGTTACGAAGGAACGGGCCGGTCCCTCTCCCTGAAGCTGATCCAGCAGCTCCGTGAGCAGTCAAGAGGAGGTTTGAAGGCAAAcggagaggaagatatcGATGTCGCCGATCGATCTACAGGGAAAGCAGCCAAGGGAGCAGAGAAGGGTCTTGGTGGACGCTCCTTGAGGGAGATCACATTGTCCGAGCCCATCCGTTACGCCCCCGGCGACTCTGTCGAGAAGTGGCTGAACAAGGTCCTTTGCCTTGATGCAACTCTGCCCAAGTCCAAGATGAACACCCAAGGATGCCCTCACCCTTCGAAATGTCAGCTGCTCCAGGTCAACCGAGACaccctcttctctttccacCCTGTCTCCGAGAAGTTCCTGCAGCAAATGATGGCTCTCTACGTCGCTAGTCACTACAAGAACACGCCTAATGACCTTCAGCTCATGAGTGATGCACCAGCACACCAGCTCTACGTGCTTGTACCGCCGATCGACGAGGAAGCTACCAAACTTCCGGAACCCCTTTGTGTCATCCAGGTTGCGCTTGAAGGTCGCATCAGCCGCCAGAGTGTCCTGAACAGCTTGAGTCGTGGCCAAAGAGCCGGTGGTGATTTGATTCCCTGGCTTGTTAGCCAACAGTACCAAGACGAGGACTTTGCCGGTCTCTCCGGTGCCCGAGTTGTCCGCATTGCAACCAACCCCGAATACCTGAACATGGGCTACGGGTCGCGCGCTCTCGAACTCCTCGTCGACTTCTACGAAGGCAAATTCACCAGCCTGGACGAGGACGTCACCGACCAGCCCGAAGAAATGGTCCGAGTAACTGACACCGAGCTCGAGAACTCCAACCTCCTAGACGACAATGTCCACGTCCGCGACATCCAAACCATGCCACCCCTCTTCGGCAAGCTCACCGAGCGCCGCCCAGACACCCTCGACTACATCGGCGTCAGCTACGGCCTTACCCCCTCCCTCCACAAATTCTGGAAACGCTCCTCCTTCGTCCCGGTCTACCTCCGCCAAACTGCCAACGAGCTCACCGGCGAGCACTCCTGCGTGATGCTCCGCGGTCTGAGCACCGGATCCAGCGACATCAGCTGGCTGGGCGCGTTCGCACGGGACTACCACAAGCGCTTCCTCGCCCTGCTGTCCTACCAGTTCCGCGAGTTCCCTTCCGTCCTCTCCCTCAGTATTTGCGAATCTGCCAACGCAGGCGAGAAACTCGATCCCTCCATCGCCCCTCGTCCCTTGACAAAGGCTGAGCTCGACGCCGCCTTCTCCCCCTTCGACCTTAAGCGTCTCGACAGCTACGCCAACAATCTCCTCGACTACCACGTCATCCTCGACATGGTCCCAACCATCGCTGAATATTACTTCGCCGGCCGTCTCGGCGGCAAGGTCAGCCTTTCGGGCGTCCAGCAATCCGTCCTCCTGGCCATCGGCCTGCAGCGCAAGAAACTCGAGGATCTCGAGAAGGAACTGAACCTCCCCTCGTCGCAGTTGCTTGCCATGTTCCTGAAGATCATGCGCAAGATGTCGACGTACTTCCGCGCGTTGGTTGAGGGTGCTGTCGCCGATACCCTGCCCAAGGAGGCAATCCCCATCTCGGCACCGGCTCCCGACGCACACGATGAAGTCGTCGATGAGCGCTTCAAGCCCCTGGAAACCGGGTTGGAAGATGAACTCCGCGAAGGCggtgagaagatcgacgaTGAACTGCGTGAGAAGCAGAGGGCGCTGATTGATGCCCTGCCGCTTGACAA ATACGAGATTGACAACGGTAGCGCTTCGTGGGAAGACGCTGAGAAGCAAGTCCGCGCTGGAGGCGCATCGACCGTCAGCGTGAAGTCTGCGAAGCAGTCTAAGCGGAAGAAGGGCGAGTCTGCGCGGGAGATCTACGATGCGGAGATTGAATCGAAGAGGCAGAAGATCATTAAGAAGGGCacggaggggaagaagaagaggttTTAA